A genomic stretch from Telopea speciosissima isolate NSW1024214 ecotype Mountain lineage chromosome 7, Tspe_v1, whole genome shotgun sequence includes:
- the LOC122668415 gene encoding probable mediator of RNA polymerase II transcription subunit 26b yields MVIEGSAVMKRKRDRFFRSYGGDGTERFSEKILAEVFKINRGGDIMIVEEILRIKAIIEANFNQSEVVLLELLRRLVLIAVSFNTLKETMIGMSVKSLTKHNSKRVCELARYLITKWRRKVDEWLIASEAATAAATKEVVTVSSASDVILIDEEERLKRNEDGFCGSDGGSDDTEAFPEENAEQNNKIIAEIFRINRGGDIMILEELLRITEVIKANFDHSEVALLESLRRLQLMAVSVDTLKETQIGISVKGLTKHSSKRVRDIAMYLITEWRRRVDEWLVASEAATSALTSAVTKDVVKGSSASDVLIEEEEERLKAKMEVTKRKLKEGYQRAENAKKQRRARVMELKDLPNQGFCNCKSFGNNGLISV; encoded by the coding sequence ATGGTGATTGAGGGTTCTGCTGTCatgaagagaaagagggatAGGTTCTTTCGGAGTTACGGCGGTGATGGTACAGAGAGATTCTCTGAAAAGATTCTTGCAGAGGTTTTCAAGATTAACCGTGGAGGAGACATTATGATCGTTGAGGAGATTCTGAGAATCAAAGCAATTATTGAAGCAAACTTTAATCAATCTGAAGTGGTATTACTGGAACTTCTAAGGAGGCTTGTGTTGATAGCAGTTTCTTTCAATACATTGAAGGAAACCATGATTGGGATGTCCGTGAAAAGTTTGACGAAGCACAACTCGAAGAGAGTTTGTGAGCTTGCAAGGTATCTCATCACTAAGTGGAGGAGAAAGGTGGATGAGTGGTTGATTGCATCCgaagcagcaacagcagcagcaacgaAGGAGGTAGTTACGGTTTCTTCAGCCTCTGATGTAATACTtattgatgaagaagaaagactgAAAAGAAACGAGGATGGGTTTTGTGGGAGTGACGGTGGAAGTGATGATACAGAGGCATTTCCTGAGGAGAACGCAGAACAGAACAATAAGATTATTGCAGAGATTTTCAGGATCAACCGTGGAGGAGACATTATGATCCTTGAGGAGCTTCTGAGAATCACAGAAGTTATTAAAGCAAACTTTGATCATTCTGAAGTGGCATTATTAGAAAGTCTAAGGAGGCTTCAGTTGATGGCAGTTTCTGTGGATACATTGAAGGAAACCCAGATTGGAATATCTGTGAAAGGTCTGACGAAGCACAGCTCGAAGAGAGTTCGTGACATTGCAATGTATCTCATCACTgagtggagaagaagggtggatGAGTGGTTGGTTGCATCCGAAGCAGCAACCTCGGCATTAACATCAGCAGTAACGAAGGATGTAGTTaagggttcctcagcctctgATGTactcattgaagaagaagaagaaagactaAAAGCTAAAATGGAGGTTACAAAGCGGAAGCTAAAAGAAGGGTATCAAAGGGCCGAGAATGCCAAGAAACAACGCCGGGCACGAGTCATGGAGTTGAAGGATCTTCCCAATCAAGGGTTCTGCAACTGTAAAAGTTTTGGGAATAATGGACTCATTTCTGTTTAG
- the LOC122669111 gene encoding conserved oligomeric Golgi complex subunit 1-like — MRCSRVPCFKYLPISAPALSSRGTSKSSLPMTSDDNSSQSSWKTISNGKFSPKLDFDDNSSFGVACTIFEIFHAGWF; from the exons ATGAGATGTTCCAGAGTTCCATGCTTCAAGTACCTTCCAATCAG CGCACCAGCACTGTCGTCAAGAGGGACATCTAAATCATCTCTTCCAATGACCTCAGATGATAATTCTTCCCAAAGCTCTTGGAAGACAATTTCAAATGGCAAATTCTCTCCAAAgcttgattttgatgataactcGAGTTTTGGGGTTGCTTGCACCATTTTTGAAATCTTTCATGCAG GTTGGTTCTAG